The proteins below are encoded in one region of Ostrea edulis chromosome 3, xbOstEdul1.1, whole genome shotgun sequence:
- the LOC125674587 gene encoding uncharacterized protein LOC125674587 isoform X1: protein MCTVTYTMYRILLLRGFVSTAVILVVCVIVSARGACRRNEEQNCCPGYFYDRALDECKECPPGFIGINCSMECRYPAYGKHCQRECNCSEEYCNLATGCGGYRGEKRKIIPRDSNVSESPLWMSTDKTDKTLQTNQGLQTTPILIGVIVFLCLILTAVAARFLWKKMTGTRLIMNIGDSEMRTTAMVGEIGQVDDMVDHDYEDLDEGKIGKDNMKEKKAASENDYVESLAFAKKEQNANERESKHFYDALK from the exons ATGTGTACAGTTACCTATACAATGTATCGCATTTTGCTCCTGAGAGGATTTGTTTCCACTGCTGTAATTCTGGTGGTATGTGTCATTGTTTCTGCCAGGGGAGCGTGCAGGAG AAATGAAGAACAAAATTGCTGCCCAGGATATTTCTATGACAGAGCTTTAGATGAATGCAAAG AGTGTCCCCCGGGTTTCATTGGGATAAACTGTTCCATGGAATGTCGTTATCCAGCTTATGGAAAGCATTGCCAGAGAGAATGCAACTGTTCTGAGGAATATTGTAATTTGGCAACTGGATGTGGTGGGTACCGAGGTG aaaaaagaaaaattattccTCGGGATAGTAATGTGTCAGAGAGTCCACTTTGGATGTCTACCGATAAAACCGATAAAACACTACAAACTAATCAGGGGCTTCAGACAACTCCCATCCTCATTGGAGTCATAGTATTCTTATGTCTGATACTGACCGCTGTCGCTGCAAGATTTCTTTGGAAAAAGATGACAGGTACCCGGTTGATAATGAACATAGGAGACTCGGAAATGAGAACCACGGCGATGGTCGGAGAAATTGGTCAGGTGGACGATATGGTGGACCATGATTACGAAGACTTAGATGAAGGGAAAATCGGGAAAGACAACATGAAGGAAAAGAAGGCAGCCTCAGAAAATGACTATGTTGAATCGTTAGCCTTTGCGAAAAAGGAACAAAATGCCAATGAACGCGAATCTAAACACTTCTATGACGCTTTGAAGTAA
- the LOC125674587 gene encoding uncharacterized protein LOC125674587 isoform X2 — translation MCTVTYTMYRILLLRGFVSTAVILVVCVIVSARGACRRNEEQNCCPGYFYDRALDECKECPPGFIGINCSMECRYPAYGKHCQRECNCSEEYCNLATGCEKRKIIPRDSNVSESPLWMSTDKTDKTLQTNQGLQTTPILIGVIVFLCLILTAVAARFLWKKMTGTRLIMNIGDSEMRTTAMVGEIGQVDDMVDHDYEDLDEGKIGKDNMKEKKAASENDYVESLAFAKKEQNANERESKHFYDALK, via the exons ATGTGTACAGTTACCTATACAATGTATCGCATTTTGCTCCTGAGAGGATTTGTTTCCACTGCTGTAATTCTGGTGGTATGTGTCATTGTTTCTGCCAGGGGAGCGTGCAGGAG AAATGAAGAACAAAATTGCTGCCCAGGATATTTCTATGACAGAGCTTTAGATGAATGCAAAG AGTGTCCCCCGGGTTTCATTGGGATAAACTGTTCCATGGAATGTCGTTATCCAGCTTATGGAAAGCATTGCCAGAGAGAATGCAACTGTTCTGAGGAATATTGTAATTTGGCAACTGGATGTG aaaaaagaaaaattattccTCGGGATAGTAATGTGTCAGAGAGTCCACTTTGGATGTCTACCGATAAAACCGATAAAACACTACAAACTAATCAGGGGCTTCAGACAACTCCCATCCTCATTGGAGTCATAGTATTCTTATGTCTGATACTGACCGCTGTCGCTGCAAGATTTCTTTGGAAAAAGATGACAGGTACCCGGTTGATAATGAACATAGGAGACTCGGAAATGAGAACCACGGCGATGGTCGGAGAAATTGGTCAGGTGGACGATATGGTGGACCATGATTACGAAGACTTAGATGAAGGGAAAATCGGGAAAGACAACATGAAGGAAAAGAAGGCAGCCTCAGAAAATGACTATGTTGAATCGTTAGCCTTTGCGAAAAAGGAACAAAATGCCAATGAACGCGAATCTAAACACTTCTATGACGCTTTGAAGTAA